In Nitrospiria bacterium, the sequence TCGTTTTTTTTGTTCTTGACCGTCGAATAGTTCCGTTCACGACATTCCGTACAGGCCAAGGTAATAATCTCACGCATCGTTCTCTGACTCCTTAAGGCATTACTCGCTATCCCTTACGCG encodes:
- the rpmG gene encoding 50S ribosomal protein L33 produces the protein MREIITLACTECRERNYSTVKNKKNDPDRLELQKFCKMCRKHTMHKEVK